The DNA sequence AAAATGCCGCCAACCACCCACGCGATGACCAGCCATCCTTCCCAAGAAACATGCAGCCATGCGCCCCAATCCTCGCCAGCGAACACACTAATGACGGCATAAGTCACCGTCATCGCCAGGCCCTGTTGAAACATGATCAGCCCTCGCCCTGCATTCTGCCGGCTGCTACGGCGCACCACCTGAAAATAAACCGCCAGCGAAAGCATAGAAAGCCCCGCCACACCCAGGCCAACGAAATCCCGCGTCGAAAATCCCGCTAAAACATCTGACCAATCGGTCACCAAGGTGAGCACAGCCCCCAACGTCGAAAGCGCCAGGGCTTCATAGGTGTATCGTGGCGCTGGCTCCCCAAAAAGCCCTACACCCAACAATGCCACCATAAAAGGGGTCATCAAATAAACCAGTTGCACCCACGTCGCCCGGGTAAGCGAAATCGCAGAGATGTTGGTCACCGAGCGCAGCACGACGAAAAAGGCCAACGCCCAAAGCGCCTTCTCATGCCACAAAAACGCGACGACCTCCCGGGCCGAACGCTGCTCTTCCCGCCACATAACCCCTAAACCCACCAGGGTGGTGGCAGCCGTAGCAAACAACAACAAAGAAAACTTGGGCACTTCCATCAAAGCCCGCTTAGCCATCGGCGGGTAACTCCCCCAAATCAACTGGCCCAACAATCCCAGGCCCACATACCACGAGATTGCAGGCCGCCGCTTGAGTGTTCTCAATTTGGTTGCCATGCCCCCCATCATAGCATACCCTCCCCCAAAATACGGAGAGCAAAGGCGGCATCTCTCTCATCTCGCCTGACTTTGCAGTACAATGGAGACACCCATCCCGGCCACGGAGAAAAACCATGCTTTCGCTCAAACCCCTTTTTGCCCGTCTACCCATGGCGCGCTCTACCAAGGCCTACGCTTTCGGCCTGGAGCGCCTGCCCCCCCTGAGCGCCGGTCCGGTTCTGGAAATCGGCACCGGTCAAGGCTTTAGCACCGCCTTCCTCAGCCGCGCCCTGCCCAGCCGCCAGATAGTAGGCATCGACATCACCTACCAGTGCTTCAAACCCGAGCGGCTGACCTTTGGGCCACGCCGCCCCTGGTTTGTGCAGGCCAGTGCGCCCGCGTTGCCCTTCAGCACCAACACATTTGCTCTGGCCACGCTGGTCATGACGTTCCACTGCCTGCCCAAACCTCAGCAGGTTTTCCGGGAAATCTTCCGCGTGCTCAAGCCCGGGGGGGTGCTGCTCATGGCCGACGTGGACGGTCATCATCGCATTGCGCCGTGGTTTGAGCGCGTCGAGCACTGGGGTGGCATCAGCCCCATTACGCGAGCCTATACTCCCGAGGAAGTCACCGCCCTGGGGGCTGCGGCTGGTTTCTCGCCGCCGCGCACCTTCTACCGCAAACCCAACGGTTTCATGATTTGGTATCTCTTCCAAAAGGAGCCAGCAAACCATGAGTGACGTGGTGCTCATCGACGCCGGAACAGGCAATTTGCGCTCGGTGCATAAAGCGTTGGAAGCCGTCGGCGCGCGGGTGACGCGCACGGATGATCCTGCGAAGGTGCGCCAGGGCAAGCGACTGGTGCTGCCCGGCGTAGGCGCCTTTGGCGACTTCATGGCAGGGCTGCGGCAACGCGGCCTGGAAGACGCCCTGTTGGAAGCCGTTGGCGGCGGGGCGCTCTTGCTGGGCATCTGCGTGGGCATGCAGGCGCTCTTCGACATCGGCGAAGAAATGGGGCAGCACCAGGGGCTGGGATTGCTGCCAGGACGCGTGGTAGCCTTCCCGGAAAACCTGCGTGCCGAGGGGCTGAAAATTCCCCACACGGGGTGGAACTTTGTGGAATGGGCTCACCCCAACCCCTTGCGCGCAGGGCTGGAAAGCGGCGGCTATGCC is a window from the Chloroflexota bacterium genome containing:
- the hisH gene encoding imidazole glycerol phosphate synthase subunit HisH translates to MSDVVLIDAGTGNLRSVHKALEAVGARVTRTDDPAKVRQGKRLVLPGVGAFGDFMAGLRQRGLEDALLEAVGGGALLLGICVGMQALFDIGEEMGQHQGLGLLPGRVVAFPENLRAEGLKIPHTGWNFVEWAHPNPLRAGLESGGYAYFNHSFYCLPENAHDIIGYTDYGLRFASAVWRDNLLGVQFHPEKSQRVGLQVLANFLSWQP
- a CDS encoding DMT family transporter; protein product: MMGGMATKLRTLKRRPAISWYVGLGLLGQLIWGSYPPMAKRALMEVPKFSLLLFATAATTLVGLGVMWREEQRSAREVVAFLWHEKALWALAFFVVLRSVTNISAISLTRATWVQLVYLMTPFMVALLGVGLFGEPAPRYTYEALALSTLGAVLTLVTDWSDVLAGFSTRDFVGLGVAGLSMLSLAVYFQVVRRSSRQNAGRGLIMFQQGLAMTVTYAVISVFAGEDWGAWLHVSWEGWLVIAWVVGGIFALGNFVQITALSGANAALITSMMPLRLVSAIALGWWLLGERLTTPLQWLGAFLVLATVSGYLWLQRQG
- a CDS encoding class I SAM-dependent methyltransferase, which produces MLSLKPLFARLPMARSTKAYAFGLERLPPLSAGPVLEIGTGQGFSTAFLSRALPSRQIVGIDITYQCFKPERLTFGPRRPWFVQASAPALPFSTNTFALATLVMTFHCLPKPQQVFREIFRVLKPGGVLLMADVDGHHRIAPWFERVEHWGGISPITRAYTPEEVTALGAAAGFSPPRTFYRKPNGFMIWYLFQKEPANHE